The stretch of DNA GCGCAGAACAGCTAATGAAAGGCGTGACTAAAATGGTGATCAATCGCTCTTTCCAATTGCTGATATTGCGTGTACTCATGATAGCTGGAATCGCACAGGCACTGCTCGAAATCAAAGCGATCATACTCCGACCATTTAAACCAAAGACCTGCATGAGCCGGTCGAACATAAAGGCAGCCCTAGCCATATAACCCACTTCCTCTAGTAAAGAAATGAGGAAAAACAGAATCGCAATTTGAGGCACAAAAACGATGATACCACCCAAACCAGCTAAAACACCATCTGTTAGTAAATCACTCAACCAACCTGCTGGTAAGCTAGCCTTCAGGCCCATGCTGATCTGTCCAAAAATAGCTTCTATCCAATCCATAGGATAGCTGGCCCAGGCAAAAATCGCCTGGAAAACTAACAGCATAATGGCAAAGAATATGAAAGGGCCAAAAAAGCGATGGGTTAATATATTATCTAGTTTTAAACTGATAGAAGATTCAGGAGGTTGAGGATGACTTACAACAGATTGGACAATCGGGCCGAATTTATTAAACCGTTCCATGGTTTCATTCACCTGGTATTTTAGGCGCGGGAACGGAAATTTCTCGACAATCTCTTTTATTTTTTCTTTTTGTTCTGCTGACAAAAACGGGAGCCATGGATAATGATGTGCATACAATAGTGCGTGGTAATCACTCAGTTGGGGTAAATACGCCTTGATAGCCAGGCTAATGTCTTTTTCCTCTTTTGACAGCGGTCGAAAATTTTTCTTTGGTGGCCTGGGATGCGCTATTAATTGTTTAATGGCTTGTTTTAAATCGGCCACCCCTTGGCCGGTTCTAGCACTCAACAGTACGATGGGGACATCGAGCGTTTTTTGCAAGCGCGCCATATTTACCTGGATGCCTTCTTTTTCGGCTTGGTCAGCCATGTTTAGCACCAGGATCAAAGGAAGTCCTAAATCATATAATTGGGTAAATAAAAGCAGGTGTTTTTCTAAATAAACAAGGTCAGCTATATAGATGATACTGTCAGGATAGTTGTCATCTTCAAGGTGGATAAGGGTTTGAACAGCAATTCGTTCGTCCTGTGAGTTGGGGTAAAAACTGTATGTTCCCGGAAAATCGATTAAGGTAACTTCCTGCTGACCGTCGAGCTTGAAGGTGCCTATTTTTTTGTCTACCGTAACGCCAGGGAAATTCCCGACCTTTTGACGCAATCCCGTCAGGTGGTTGAAAAGCGTAGATTTGCCACAATTGGGATTGCCAAATAGCCCAACAATGTAGTTTTTGCTAGACAATAATGTTTGGTTCTCCATTACCTCATGACGATGCATCCCAACTCTTTTTCCCTAAGCGCCAGTATTTTGTTGTCGATTTTGAGATACCATCCGCCACCCATTGGCGCTTTGCGAACCAAAGCAATATGGCTGCCTGGTAAAATCCCCATGGACATTAATTTACTAGCGATGCCTTCATCCGTAAAGTGAGAGATGATTTTTTGACCATTGGGGCTCACTTTCACTCCTGGGTACTGTTTTTGATCTGAAAGAACTGCAACCACTTTTGATTATTTTGTTGATTTTATAAATTTCACCCTGCCGCCGAATTGGTGAAAACAATGTCTCTTTTACGCTTTTGTCCGTGTTAAAAATAGGCTAATATTCAATCATACTTGACTACACAAATACAATTAGCCGATTTTTGTTAGAAAATCCCTACCATTAGGTACTGCTTTACTACCTAGTATTAGGTACGGATGATCGGATAACACGTCGATTGATTCACAAATATAAAACAGTATGCTTATTTAGACTAATTTTAATTAAGATTTTGAAATAGTCTTTATATAACTGACAAGGCGAGTACCAGATTAGTTTTTGAGATGCTCTGAAATGACGAAGTTATGACAGCAAAATAAACAGGAGTCATCCGGAATTTTGCCAGGGACGCCAAATTGGTTGGTTGGAGGTGGAGTTATTGGGGGGGCTGGCGGTTTTTTTGGACGTGGAGGTAGTGGAGGTGGAGAGGTATTGGAGGGTTGGCTGGAGTTTTTTTGGGGGATGTGTAGGTATTGGAGGGTTGGCTTGGGCCTAGCTTTGAACCATATAAGGAATATAAGATCATATAAGATGTGTCGAGACTTTATTGGAGTATTGGGGCAAGCCCCAGCGACACAGCCGCCGTTTTGATTCTACTGTGGCTAGCGTTTTTTAGGGGACGCGGAGGTAGTGGAGTTATAGAGGTATTGGAGGGTTGGCTGGCGGTTTTTTGGGATGTGGGAGTATTGGGGCAAGCCCCAGCGACACAGCCGCCATTTTGATTTTGATTGCTATTTTAATTTTCTTGCCTCCGGCAGGCAGGGATTGCTATTTTGATTCTACGGTGGCTGGCGGTTTTTTTTTGGACGTGGAGTTAATGGAGTTATAGAGGTATTGGAGGGGTAGGGGTATTGGAGGACTCAAGTTAGCCTTTCTCCATTAACGCTACTTCTCCAATACCTCCACGTCCCCTAAAATTGTCAAAGTCTTGGAATCATCACAGAAAAAATTCGGGCTGATTCCTGTATGTGGATCATTGCGGGAAGGAATACTTAGAACTGGATATTTAAGGCCCTTAATGTTTCTAAGTCCAAGTTGCCAATAGGGAGCCCGCTATCCCGCTGAAACTTAGTTAGCGCGGCTTTTGTTTGGGCACCTAGAATATTATCGAGTGGGCCAGGATCGTACCCTTTTGCCTTCAAGGCCTCTTGGACCTGGCGAATAGTGAATGCCGTTACTTCATTGGGGCAAAGCACTTCCCGCCATTCGGTGAATCCGCCCTTTCTAACGAGGTTCTTTTTGGTAACCGTTTCATATTCAGCAGGCACATCAGTGGACACAAGGGTGGCGGCTTGTTGCACAACCTGTCTGGTGATGGTTTCCATTTCTGCCGGAACTTCTGCTTCAATGGCTTCGGCTTCCTCCTCAATGGCTTGTTTAGAAACAGTTATAAATTCGGCTGGAATAATTTCTTCTCTGGTTGTGGCAGGTGTTTTTATTTTTAAGGTTTTAATGGTTGTATATTCAGCTGGAATAATTTCTTCTTTGGTCGTAGCGGGTGATTTAAGGACCTGTTTGGTGATTTCTTTATATTCAGCAGGGATCTCCTCCTCTACAACTTGTGTCGGCGTTTTTACGATTCTTTTGCTACGATTTTCAAATTCGGCAGGGATGTCAATGATTCGGGTACAATCCTCTCCATTATCCGTCCAGCCCTCTTCACAGCCAACCCGCACCTGCTTGGTCACATTTTTAAATTGGGCCGGTACTTCTACTAAACACCAAATCAAACAATCATTGGGGTCGGCAGATAAACAATTGCGATCTGCCTGGCGTTTCACCCATTTTGTGGCTGAAGGAGAAACTTCGATTCGCTCGGTTTGGGTTTCATAACGAGCTAATTCCCTTTCTATGCGGGTAGAGGCTTCTTTTATCATGACCCTTTCTATCGTATCTTTAAATACAGCAGGAATAACCCTAAGCCGTTTAGACGCAGGCTTGATTTCCACGCGCTCCGTTACCGTTTCATAAACAGCGGCCACAGGCACATAGCGAACAGTAGCTTCTTTTACCATAACCTGTTCTTCCACGGTCTCGTATTCAGCTGGAACGTAGATGAGCCGCTTACTTTCAGGTTTTATTTCCAATTCATCTTTAATGGGTTGGTATTTGGTTTGCGAAAGCGAATAGGTCTTGGTCCCTTCTTTCTTAACTAACTGTTCAGTGACCATAGTGAAAGAGGTAGGAATAATATCTGTTTTTTTAGAGGCAGCTTTGACGACGACTCTTTCGGTAACTTCCTCATAGTCATCGGCAATCAGACATTTTGCATAACACTTTCCAGGTTCACTGTTGGGGGGAAAGTCCCCGGCTTCCTGTGCATGAAGCCCCAATGCCAAAAAAGCAAAAAGGAGTGATAAACTCGATTTTCTCATAATACGTGAGTTGATTTTATGTGTGTATTAATTTAACCAAGAATAGATGGACATAGATAGCTGCACCTGCATATTTGGCGTTGTGAGAGGGGACCTTAACACCAAAGCATGAAAAAAGTATGGTTTAGAAAACCAAATAGGCGACTAGTTGAAAACTAAAGCAATTTAGAGGGGGGGAACAATGATGTGCAAAAAGTTCTACGGAAGGGACAAAAAAATGATGCTTTTTTTAGAAAAAAATTAACTTATATTTTTCGGAAAGCAGAGATAGTGCTTCGTAATGATCCGATGTTGAATGTCATAATCTGTGATTTGGGACAAGGGAAATACTTCGTCGGACTTCAACAACATCTTTATTTCATCTTTAGAAGGGCTGTATGCGCGGTTGGTTTCTTTTCCTGTTATCAGGAAATAGTTAGCCGCTTGATCTACTGTGGGGAATTGCTTTGAAATGCTTGCTGCTATAGCACTTAGTTGGGCTTCATCGGGTGCTGTTGGCTGGAAGCTTAATTTGAATAGTTTTCGATTGATCAGGCAGTGCGACAGGTAGCTTAAGATCGGGTCTTTATGAGATTGCCATTCTTTTAAGCCCGAAACGATATCAAAATCATCCAGCGCAGCAAAATGCTGAAGCAGCTGATCTCGATCTCCCTCCAGACCTTTTTGCTCCAAGTCGTGTAACAAAAAATAGTTCAAGCTTTTGCTGGCAGGTACGGTTTGGTCTTGTTGAACCAATTGCTTAGCCCTACGCAAGGTTCTCAGCAGCATTTGCTCTGCCGATAACACCGTTTTATGCAAATAAACCTGCCAATACATCAATCGCCTGGCAATCAGGAATTTTTCAATGGAATAAATCCCTTTGATTTCTACAACGAGTTCATCATCCTTGACCGAAAGCATTTTTATGATTCGGTCATACCCAATGACCCCTTCATATACACCGGTAAAAAAGCTATCCCGGGTTAAATAATCCATCCGATCCATATCCAATTGCCCCGATACCAGTTGGTGGAGAAAATGCTTGTGATACTTGTTTTGAAAAATAGCAATAGCCATATCCAAGGCTCCATCAAACTCCTGGTTGAGCTTTTCCATAAACCAAATAGAAAGCTCCTCGTGCGTCACATTTATCAAGGTGTGTTCAAGTGTGTGCGAAAAGGGCCCATGACCAATATCATGGAGCAAAATAGCCATACTCACCGCCTCTGCTTCTTCATTTGTGATCTGGACACCTTTTTCCCGGAGCGTGGCAATCGCCTGGATCATCAGATGCAGTGCGCCCAAGGCATGGTGAAATCGCGTATGCAAAGCCCCCGGGTAGACATAGTGGGTCAAGCTCAGTTGCTTGATTCTTCGCAAGCGCTGGAAAAAAGGATGCTCTATTAGTTGAAAAAGAATCCCGTAGGGTACGCTAATAAAGCCATAAACTGGATCGTTAAATATTTTCTTTTTACTCATTCCTAACACCCCTGAGGCTATTAAATAAGAAACGGCAAGTTCGCCTTTTTGCCGGTATACTCAAAACCATCGTATATGGTAAATTGTTTTTGAGCAAAAAAGATATTTTTAAGACCAACTTGCCGCACTAGCCATAAAGTTGTTATTTTTTTGTAATTAGTGGCTCCTGATGTTATTTTGGCTGGCATACAATATTATCAGGAAAATTGCTTTTAAGAAGTATTGTTTAAACAAATCAAGAAATTTATCTTTTCATGGACAAAATCACTATCCTTTGGGCAGACGACGAAATCGATTTATTAAAACCGCAGCTACTTTTTTTGGAAAAGAAAGGATATGAAATGATTACGGTCACTAATGGCTATGATGCGATAGAAGAGTGCGAGGAGAATAACGCTATAGATGTGATCTTTCTTGATGAAAGCATGCCAGGGATTACGGGCCTTGAAACCCTTAGTAAAATAAAAGAAATACTACCCAATATTCCGGTCGTTATGATTACCAAAAATGAGGAGGAAAACGTCATGGAAGAGGCCTTGGGTTCCCAGATCAGCGATTATCTCATCAAGCCCGTCAATCCTCATCAAATTTTATTGACACTAAAAAAAATCATCGATAATAAACGCTTGGTGCGGGAGAAAACTTCCTCCGATTATCAGCAGGAGTTTCGCCAAATTTTCATGCAAATTAATAGCGGCTTGAATTATGAAGAATGGGCAGAAGTTTACCGCAAAATAATTGGTTGGGAACTCAAAATTGACGAATCCAATTCAACCGAGATGGCAGATATTTTATCTCAGCAAAAAAGCGAAGCCAATGCTGCCTTCTCAAAGTATATTGTCAAAAATTACCAGGACTGGATTGAATATGGAGATGGGCCGGTATTTTCCCACAACCTCCTTCGTTCTAAAGTTTTTCCCCACCTGAAAGAGGATGTTCCTACGATAATGGTCCTGCTCGATAATATGCGATTTGATCAGTGGAAGATGATCGAACCGATCCTTAGTGAATACTTTCGAGTAGTAGAAGAAGATTTTTTCTATAGCATTTTACCTACTTCGACACAGTATAGTCGCAATGCTATTTTTGCGGGACAACTGCCATCCGAAATTGAAAAACACCACAAGCAATGGTGGCTCAATGACAATGAGGAGGGTGGCAAAAATATGCATGAACACGATTTTTTGAAGGAGCAAATCAAACGCACCTTCCGCAAAGATATTCGTTTTGATTATACCAAAATTACGAATGTCAATAATGCTAAACAAATGCAGGATAACATACTGAACTACCTCAATAATGACTTTACAGTGGTGGTATACAATTTTATAGATATGTTGTCGCATGCCCGAACCGAAATGGAGGTACTCAAAGAACTGGCTGGCGATGAAAAGGCCTATCGTTCTTTAACCCGCTCCTGGTTTGAAAATTCACCGCTTTGGGGTGCATTGCAGCGTGCATCAGAAAAAGGCGCACAACTCATCCTAACTACAGATCATGGAACCATCCGGGTTAATACCCCCTCAAGGGTGGTTGGCGACCGAGAAACCACCACTAATCTTCGGTACAAAGTGGGGCGAAATTTGCAATATGATCGCGGCGATGTCCTGGAAATCAGAGAACCACAAAAAG from Saprospiraceae bacterium encodes:
- the feoB gene encoding ferrous iron transport protein B; translation: MHRHEVMENQTLLSSKNYIVGLFGNPNCGKSTLFNHLTGLRQKVGNFPGVTVDKKIGTFKLDGQQEVTLIDFPGTYSFYPNSQDERIAVQTLIHLEDDNYPDSIIYIADLVYLEKHLLLFTQLYDLGLPLILVLNMADQAEKEGIQVNMARLQKTLDVPIVLLSARTGQGVADLKQAIKQLIAHPRPPKKNFRPLSKEEKDISLAIKAYLPQLSDYHALLYAHHYPWLPFLSAEQKEKIKEIVEKFPFPRLKYQVNETMERFNKFGPIVQSVVSHPQPPESSISLKLDNILTHRFFGPFIFFAIMLLVFQAIFAWASYPMDWIEAIFGQISMGLKASLPAGWLSDLLTDGVLAGLGGIIVFVPQIAILFFLISLLEEVGYMARAAFMFDRLMQVFGLNGRSMIALISSSACAIPAIMSTRNISNWKERLITILVTPFISCSARIPVYTVLIGFVIPATTIWGIFNLQGIAFMGLYLLGILAALLAAWVFKKILKTNETSFLMLELPAYRLPVMRNVWLIVWEKVKTFLLEAGKVIIIISIALWVLAAYGPAEAMQQAEATAMEQAALENLDEAAAQDLLAAKKLEASFAGHLGKFIEPSIRPLGFDWKIGIALITSFAAREVFVGTMATIYSIGSQGDELSVRDRMAIERNPTTGELVYQLPTALSLLIFYVFAMMCMSTLAVVKRETKSWKWPIIQFLFMTGLAYLSSYTLYQLLT
- a CDS encoding FeoA family protein, translated to MVAVLSDQKQYPGVKVSPNGQKIISHFTDEGIASKLMSMGILPGSHIALVRKAPMGGGWYLKIDNKILALREKELGCIVMR
- a CDS encoding peptidoglycan-binding domain-containing protein translates to MRKSSLSLLFAFLALGLHAQEAGDFPPNSEPGKCYAKCLIADDYEEVTERVVVKAASKKTDIIPTSFTMVTEQLVKKEGTKTYSLSQTKYQPIKDELEIKPESKRLIYVPAEYETVEEQVMVKEATVRYVPVAAVYETVTERVEIKPASKRLRVIPAVFKDTIERVMIKEASTRIERELARYETQTERIEVSPSATKWVKRQADRNCLSADPNDCLIWCLVEVPAQFKNVTKQVRVGCEEGWTDNGEDCTRIIDIPAEFENRSKRIVKTPTQVVEEEIPAEYKEITKQVLKSPATTKEEIIPAEYTTIKTLKIKTPATTREEIIPAEFITVSKQAIEEEAEAIEAEVPAEMETITRQVVQQAATLVSTDVPAEYETVTKKNLVRKGGFTEWREVLCPNEVTAFTIRQVQEALKAKGYDPGPLDNILGAQTKAALTKFQRDSGLPIGNLDLETLRALNIQF
- a CDS encoding HD domain-containing protein — encoded protein: MSKKKIFNDPVYGFISVPYGILFQLIEHPFFQRLRRIKQLSLTHYVYPGALHTRFHHALGALHLMIQAIATLREKGVQITNEEAEAVSMAILLHDIGHGPFSHTLEHTLINVTHEELSIWFMEKLNQEFDGALDMAIAIFQNKYHKHFLHQLVSGQLDMDRMDYLTRDSFFTGVYEGVIGYDRIIKMLSVKDDELVVEIKGIYSIEKFLIARRLMYWQVYLHKTVLSAEQMLLRTLRRAKQLVQQDQTVPASKSLNYFLLHDLEQKGLEGDRDQLLQHFAALDDFDIVSGLKEWQSHKDPILSYLSHCLINRKLFKLSFQPTAPDEAQLSAIAASISKQFPTVDQAANYFLITGKETNRAYSPSKDEIKMLLKSDEVFPLSQITDYDIQHRIITKHYLCFPKNIS
- a CDS encoding PglZ domain-containing protein → MDKITILWADDEIDLLKPQLLFLEKKGYEMITVTNGYDAIEECEENNAIDVIFLDESMPGITGLETLSKIKEILPNIPVVMITKNEEENVMEEALGSQISDYLIKPVNPHQILLTLKKIIDNKRLVREKTSSDYQQEFRQIFMQINSGLNYEEWAEVYRKIIGWELKIDESNSTEMADILSQQKSEANAAFSKYIVKNYQDWIEYGDGPVFSHNLLRSKVFPHLKEDVPTIMVLLDNMRFDQWKMIEPILSEYFRVVEEDFFYSILPTSTQYSRNAIFAGQLPSEIEKHHKQWWLNDNEEGGKNMHEHDFLKEQIKRTFRKDIRFDYTKITNVNNAKQMQDNILNYLNNDFTVVVYNFIDMLSHARTEMEVLKELAGDEKAYRSLTRSWFENSPLWGALQRASEKGAQLILTTDHGTIRVNTPSRVVGDRETTTNLRYKVGRNLQYDRGDVLEIREPQKAGLPRPNVSSTFIFAKEDKFFLYPNNYNYYHNYYKNTFQHGGISLEEIICPIVRLSSK